The Haloarcula sp. H-GB4 genome segment TAACGCGCCGATTGGCCGCCGTCTGGCGATTGGTCAGGATTCGGGGCGGTCACTCGCTTCGGCCCTGCCGCGGCGCTTCCCGAACAGGTACGCGGCGACGATGAGTGCGATGGGGATGATGAGGAAGATACCCATCATGATGAGGAGGATAACCAGTTCGACAGCACCGGGCATACCGGGAAACAGGAGGGGGACCATACGTTCCGTACACCCGCCTGTCGCAAAAATCCACCCGCAAAGTGAGCGCCGGAATTCGCTCCTGCTGTGTCCGGCTTAGACGTGTGGCTCCGGCAGCAGGTCATCGAACGCCTGCGCGTCCAGCCACTCACAGAGCCTGACGAGCTGTTCGGTCGCGGCCTCGAACATCTCCGCGCCCTTCTCGGCCGTCGCGTCCGTCTGGTCGCCCAGAACGCCGTTGTCGGTGTTATCAGCGGCGTCATAGAAGGTCCGCGAGCCGTATTTCTTTGTCTCCGCCGCCTCGACGCTTGGAATCCCGCCGTCCCGTGCGTCTTCGAGGCGGTCGTCATGGACCAGTTCGGAGCGCAGGTGTTGAATCATGGCCGTCTCTTTCGGCCCGCCGTGTGGCCCGTTCTGCTCGAACAGGTCATCCACGAGGTCCGGGATGCTCTCGTCCCACATCCACTCGATAGCGTACAGCACTTCGTCGTCCCGGAGCCGGCGGCCGACCTCTCTGAGGTGCTCGATATTCCCGCCGTGAGCGTTCACGTAGATGACCCGGTCGATGCCGTGGTATGCAAGGTTCCGGGTGAACGACTCGACGTAGTCACGAAACACCGGCGCGTCGACCCACATCGTCCCGTTGAACTGCCTGTGATGGGGGCTCACGCCGACGTTGATCGTCGGGGTGCAGAGGTAGCCAGTCCTATCGGCGGCTTCCCGGGCGAACGCTTCCCCAATGAGGTGGTCCGTCGCCAGCGGGAGATGCGGGCCATGCTGTTCGGTCGACCCAAGCGGCACGAGCGCGAGCGACTCCGTCTCGAAATAGTCGCCGAGGTCCGGCCAGGTCTCGTCGGCAAGATACATACCCCGTGCTGGTGACGGGCGAGCCTTCAATCTGTGCCTCGCGACGACCTTTGCAGTGGGATTCAGGAAGAGAGGAAGTTATCAGTCGAATAGCTCGTAGACGCGAGCCTCGTACGGTGCGAGTGTCACCGTTCCCGGGTCCGTGTCGTCGCAGTCGTAGTTGCCCTCGACCAGCGTCGCATCGGCGTACTCGACCGGGAGGTCGACGGTCTCCGTCACGTCGTCGAAGTGCAGGACGACGAGAACCCGCTCGGTTCCTGAGTCCGTCGATAGCGACCGCGTGAAGGCGAAGACGGTTTCGTGGTCGGGGAGCAGGTCGGTGTAGTCCCCGTACACCAGCACGTCTCTGTCGGAGCGTAACTGGATGAGTCGTCGGTAGTAGTTGTAGACGGACTCCCCGTCGGCTTGCTGGTCGGCGGCGTTGATATCTCTGTAGTTCGGATTGACCTGGATCCAGGGGTCACCGTCGGTGAAACCGGCGTTTTTCGAGTCGTCCCACTGCATCGGCGTCCGTGCGTTGTCGCGGGTCCGATAGCCGACGATATCTTTCACGTCATCGTACTCCTCGACGCCCTCTTGATCAAGTAGCTCTCGTGCATGGTTAATAGCGTCCACGTCGCGGAGGTCGTCCATCGTCTCCCAGTCGGCGTTAGTCATCCCGAGTTCCTGGCCCTGATAGATGTATGGCGTGCCACGGAGCGTGAGGATGAACGTTCCAAGTAGCTTCGCCGATTCCCGGCGGTAGTTTTCGGGGTCGCCGTAGCGGGAAACGCTCCGCGGCTGGTCGTGATTCTCCCAGTACAACGTGTTCCAGCCGTCCGCCGCCAACCCGTCCTGCCAGCGGTCGATGATACGCTTCAGTTCCGGCAGGCTCCAGTCGCCGACCGACCACCGCTCGCCGTCAGCGTAATCGAGTTTCGTGTGCTGGAAGTGAAACGCCATATCCAGCGGGCCATCTGTGTCGGCGTACTCGAGAGCCGATTCGACGGTGAGCTGTGGCATCTCCCCGACGGTCATCACGTCATAGTTCGATAGCACTTTCTCGTCCAACGCCGTCAGATACGACAGCATCTCCGGACCGTCGATGAAATGCTCGGCGCCGACCCACTCGCTGTCCGGGTCGCCGTCGGGCAACCCTTCGACTTTCGACAGGAGGTTGATTACATCCATCCGGAAGCCGTCGATACCCTTCTCCAGCCACCACTCGATGGTGTCGAAGATGTCCTGTCGGACGCCGTCGTTGCGCCAGTTCAGGTCCGGTTGCGAGGTGTCATACAGGTGAAGGAAGAACTCGCCGCGCTCCTCGTCGTACTCCCAGGCGGAGCCTCCGAAGAAGGACTCCCAGTTGTTCGGCGGTACGGGGTCGCCGTCCTCGTCTGTCCCGCCTTCACGCCAGATGTAGTAGTCCTCGTACTCCGGGTCGCGCTGGCGGGATTTGCGAAACCACTCGTGCTGGTCTGAGGTGTGATTGACGACGAGGTCCATGACGAGCCGCATGTCCCGGTCGTGGACCTCCTCGACCAGCGTTTCCCAGTCGGCCATTGTCCCGAACTCGTCGTAGATGGCCTGATAATCGCTGATATCGTAGCCATTGTCCTTCTGCGGGGAGTCATACACCGGGTTAAGCCAGATGACATCGATGCCGAGGTTGGCGACGTAATCCAGGCGATCGATGATGCCCTGCAAATCACCGATACCATCGCCATCGCTGTCATTGAAGCTCCGGGGATAGATCTGGTAGACGACTGCTTCCTTCCACCAGGCGCGCTCTGCGGTCATACAGAGAGGTAGCCTGACGCGTCGGTTAAATCCACGGGTTCGTACAACACCCGTTGTAAACTGCTCAACCTTACCGAGTAACGGCGGTCCCAGTACCGCTACAACTCTAGCACCGTGTGTCGCGGGAGTTCGAGGTCGTAGCCGACCGCCGAGACCATCTCGGTCGGCCAGTCGCCGGTCCCGGACAGCAGTTCGATGTCGTCATCAGAGACGAGATACGTGTCCTCACTCTTCGTCCCGTCGATAGTCGGGTTCCAGGCGTACCCGTGTGGCAGCGTGACCTCGCCCTCGTGTCCGGGCGTGGCGATCCATTCGCGGCCGGCGAAGCCCGTTGCGCCGCCCTGATGATGGTTCTGCCACTCGCCTTCCCAGCCGACCTCGGCGTAGGCGTCCTGAATCGCGTCGAACACGTCGCCTGCTGTGCCACCACTCTGACCGGCTGCCTGTGTCGCGGCCAGCGCAGTGGTCTCGACTCGGGCAGCCTTGTGGGTTCGCTCCATGAGCCACTCCGGCGGGTCGAACGCGATTGCGCGGGTGGCGCTGACGTGGAGGCCGTTCCGCTCGACGGTCACCGACACGAGCGCATAGTTCCCGAGTTCAGTGTCAGTCGGAGTGTAATGGCGATAGGATTGCGCTCGCTCGGCGCTACCGACGAGCACGACGGGCGTGGCGATGCCCCGGCCTTCGAGCTTCTGTCGAAGCACCGCGGTCACATCGAGTTCGGTATGTGAGGGCTCGACGTTCCGCGCGACAGCCTCGACTGCCGCAGCCGTGTCTCGTGCGAGGTCACGAGATTGCTCAATCTGGGTCTCGGTCAGCGGCTGTCGGAGCTGTGTGGCGTCGACTGATTCGAAGCCGGGGACATCGAAATCAGCCGCCGCCGGGGCTGGACTCGCTTCAGTGACGGCTTCGGCCAGCGACGCCGCGTGCCAATCAAACGTTTCGACGGTCACGTCGCTGTCGAGTTCCTCGTCACGGAGCCGCGGCGCCTCGATGTTATTGGCGACGACCCGTACCTTATCGCCGTCGTAGCCCGCGGCAGCGACGCCGATGTCGCCCTCTCGGTCGACGACATTGTCGCCACCGCCAGTGAGCCACGCGAAGGCGTTGGGTCGGGCGAACCAGACGGCTTCGAGTCCCGCTGTCCGGAGGTACTGGTCGAGACGGTCTGTAAGCGTCATACCCTGACATCCCGCCGGCCCCCAGTAAAAACCAGGGACAACACGCGGCAACAGGACTGGCGCCACAGTCTCGCACAGCGGCAATTACGACACACCGTTCGCTACTATCGTGTTCGACGCTGCTCCTGACTCACTCGGCGATGCCGCTGTCAGGGTCCCGGGACTGGAGCAGCGAGTACATAACCGACTGGAAGGCGTCGCTGTCGACGGACTCCACGACGTGGGTGTTCGGTTCGCCGTCGGTCACACCGTTGACGTCGACGCTGGTGTACCCGCGGGTGAGCCCCTCGCGGTCGTCCACCGCGACGTGATACGTCGACACCGCCTCGCGGAGTTCCGGGTACGCCAGCAGCGCGGCGGTGACACTGTCCGGGAGTGCCGTCCATCCGGGGCCGTCGTGGCCTTCGCTGTTGAACGCTCGGGCCTGCTCGGTTACCGACTCGAAGAACGACGCCAGTTCAGTGTCGAACGCTGATACCGCCTCGAACTCGGATGAGCCGAACACCGCGTCTCGAAGACACACGCCCCAGTCGACGAGCGTCACCTCGAAGGCGTCGAACACGCGTTTGGCAGCGTCGGGGTCGACCCACAGATTGAACTCCGCGGCGGGAGTGACATTCCCTTCACAGTTGACGTTCCCGCCCATCACCCACACCTCATCGACGAGATCTGGAAGTTCAGGCTCGCGGGCGTACGCCAGCGCGATGTTGGTCAGCGGGCCGATGCAGAGCAGCGTGATTTCACCCGGGGCCGCTCGACAGCGGTCGACAATCTCGTCGGGGCCAAAGCCCGCCGCTGATTCGATGTCCGTTTCGGGGAACAGGTCCCCGCCGAGGCCGTCTTCGCCGTGGATATCCGTCGCGTGTTCGAACTCCTTGAGAAGCGGCTGTCTCGCCCCTTCGTAGACGGGCACGCCGAGAGAATCGGCGATGTCGAGCGTGTATTTCGCGTTCTCGACCTCCCTGTCGAAGGGCACGTTGCCGGCGACGACCGTGACCGCTTCGACGGTAATTCGATCACTGAGACAGGAAAGAAGAATCGCCTGTGTGTCGTCGCCCGCGGTATCCGTGTCAATAATGACGCGTCGCATACCCGCTCATCGCAGGGCCCATACAAATGTCTCGGGCCGCAACTGTGTGCCACATCGACACTGCGGCACTCAGTAGCGATGAATGAACGACCAAGTGACGCTGTGAACCGCCGGGATTACACCATTTCGAGGCGGTGTCCGCTGTCGTCACCGAGCGATTCGTACACGATACGTGCGGCAGCGATGTCCTGAATCGCGAGGCCGGTCGAGTCGAAGACCGTAATCCCGGACAGGTCCTCACGGCCGGACGCGTTCCCGACGACAATCTCGCCGAGTTCGGCGTCGATATCCGACTCGTCGATTTCGCCCGTGCTCCATGGGACGTTTATTTCGCCGGAGTGGGTCGTTTGCTCGAAGTCGTCGATGACGAGCGTCGCCTCGCGGATGACCTCGGTGTGGAGTTCCTGCTTCCCTTCAGCGTCGGCACCCATAGCGTTGACGTGGGTGTGCTCCCCGAGGTCCTCGAGCGTGACGATGGGGTCTTCGACTGGCGTGACTGTCGACAAGACATCACAATGTCCGGCCTCGGAAATTGTGCCTGCTCGCACATCGAACTCGTCGCCGAAGGTGTCGATGAACCGCTGGACACGGTCGTCGTCGAGGTCGCTGACGATGACGGACTCGATCGGTCGCACCTGGGAAATGGCCTCCAGTTGCGTGTACGACTGGACGCCGGCGCCGATGATGCCGAGCGAGGACGCATCCTCGACGGCGAGATGGTCCGTCGCCACGGCGGCGGCCGCACCGGTTCGCTTCATCGTCAGTGTCGTGGCGTCCATCACGGCAACCGGGAAGCCGCTTTCGGGGTCCGTGTACACGAGCGTCCCCATCACAGTCGGCAGGTCGAACTCGTCGGGGTTGTCCGGGTGTACGTTCACCCACTTGATGCCCGACGCTTCCCAGTCGTCTGTTTCGAGGTAGGCCGGCATCGACCGGAAGTCCCCGTTGTGCTGTGGTAGGTCGATGTAGGACTTCGGCGGCATCTGCGCCGTGTCGTTTTCGTATGCGGCGAACGCGGCCTCGATGGCCGGAACGAGGTCCGCCATCTCGACGGCCGCCTCGATGTCCGTACTGGGGACGATAGTCGTCTGGTTGTTCTGTCGTGCTGTGGAATATAGTGAATTGCTCATAGTGTTGTGAATGTATTATATCGGGTTATTCGATCGCGCGATACTGATTCAGCGTATTCTTGGCTCTCTGTGGTACTGTCAGAACGACCCCTGAGACAGCGTCTTTTTGTGAGTGATACGACCGCGGTGCTCGGCGTCGTCAAAGGATTCGACCGTTGCGAGCACACGACAGCCGACGATATCCGCCTCGCCGTTTTCGAAGTGAAGGCGGGTCTCGCCGACCTGTGCGACCAACTCGCCGGATTCCTCGTCGAGTTCGGTGACGTACACCTCTATCTCTTCGCCCGCCTCGAACGTCGGCGTGGTCGACCTGAACGACATCCCGGTAAGGAACTTGGTAAACATGCTCATAGACGGGTCACATCCTTGGATTTGCGGTCAGTGGTGTACTCGAGCCCGAACCCGGTCAGCGCGGAGAGGAGGAACACGCCGAACAGGAACCAGCCGTGGAAGACGTACGGCCAGACCTGCACGGGGTTGACTACCATCGCGCTGGTGAACCACTCGTACTGTCCGGGGAGGCCCTGTAGCGTCGCGAAGCCGATGAGGACACCGCCGCCCCACGGGAAGATGTACCCGAGCGCCGAGGTGTTCGCGTCGAGGATATTCGCCCGGCGGTAACTGTTGATGTTGTACCGCTGGCCAATGCGGGCGATGTACGGCGCAATCGCGATCTCTGCCGCCGTGTTGATCGTGATCATCGAGTTAACGAGGGCGGTGCCGACCACCATCGTCGTCTCGGCCTTTCGGACGCCCGTTGCGACGTTTTCAAGCAGCCATTCCTGTATCGCTTCGAAGCCACCGCCACGGATCATGATCTCAGACCCGGCGACGATGAGCAAGACGAGAACGATAAGCGGGAAGAACCCGGCTGCACCGTTGTAGATGGACCCGGTGACGCCGGCGTTTTCGGCCGCGACCACTTCCGCGATGGGAAGCGAGCCGGCCCAACTTGCGGCTGCTGACGTTTCGGGAACTTTGAACAGCAACACGTCACTCAGCGGTGCGAGACCGAAGACGACGTTGAAGACAACCGCAACGATGAGTCCCCACGAAATGGCTTCGACAATGTGTCGGCCCATGACCGCCGTCACGATGACGACGAGCATGGAAATGAGGTGCAGCAGTCCCGCTGGTTCGCTGTTCTGGACGAACAGGTCCTGTGCCTGCTGGGAGATGTCCAGCCCGGGCATCGCGTTTCCGGCAAAGACGTACGCCGCAAGCGCCAGTACCGCCGCAATAACGGCGTACTTGAACCGCGAGGCGACGACCCCGCCGATATCAGCGTCTTGCGTCACTGCGCTGACAATCGTCGTATCGCTGACCGGCGCGAGGTTGTCCCCGAAGACGGCCCCGGAGAGAATTGCCCCGAACAGCAACACCGGGTTCGCACCGAGCAGGATACCGGCCGGGAAGAAAAGCGCCGAGAAGGCGACTGCCGCTCCGTAGCCGGTTCCGATTCCGGTCGTAAAAAGCGCTGCGAGGATGAAGGTGGCGGCGGGGAACAGCGCGCCCCCGACCTCGGCCGCGTTCGCTGCCCAAACGAGCCCGCCGACGAAGCCACCTGCCTGGAGCGTGTTCGAGAACATTCCTGCCCAGAGCCACGCGACCACTGCTGTCGCGGCGACCCGCTTCGTCATCCCATCGAAGATGGTGTTCGCGTAGTTCTTCCAGTCTCCTTTGGCGAAGAACATCCCGACGATGAGCGCCACGAGCATTCCCGCGACAAGCCCAGTCGTATCCCCGATACCGAACAGACCACTCTGGACAATCGCCCACAGGATAAACAGCCCTATGGGAACGACACTCATCCACCGTCCACCGTAAAACTCGATTGCTTCGACATCCGGGCCGGAGATCTCTTCGATCTCTGTCCCATCGCCACTATCCGTGTCTGACATGCATTCTGTGCCTCGTCAAATACACACGCAAAAGTTCATGATAATAACTATCTCTCCGGTAACAAATCACCGGAGCCGTCTCTGGTAAAGGCTTCTCTTGTCATGGTTGCTGTAGATATATAA includes the following:
- a CDS encoding creatininase family protein, translating into MYLADETWPDLGDYFETESLALVPLGSTEQHGPHLPLATDHLIGEAFAREAADRTGYLCTPTINVGVSPHHRQFNGTMWVDAPVFRDYVESFTRNLAYHGIDRVIYVNAHGGNIEHLREVGRRLRDDEVLYAIEWMWDESIPDLVDDLFEQNGPHGGPKETAMIQHLRSELVHDDRLEDARDGGIPSVEAAETKKYGSRTFYDAADNTDNGVLGDQTDATAEKGAEMFEAATEQLVRLCEWLDAQAFDDLLPEPHV
- a CDS encoding nucleoside hydrolase: MRRVIIDTDTAGDDTQAILLSCLSDRITVEAVTVVAGNVPFDREVENAKYTLDIADSLGVPVYEGARQPLLKEFEHATDIHGEDGLGGDLFPETDIESAAGFGPDEIVDRCRAAPGEITLLCIGPLTNIALAYAREPELPDLVDEVWVMGGNVNCEGNVTPAAEFNLWVDPDAAKRVFDAFEVTLVDWGVCLRDAVFGSSEFEAVSAFDTELASFFESVTEQARAFNSEGHDGPGWTALPDSVTAALLAYPELREAVSTYHVAVDDREGLTRGYTSVDVNGVTDGEPNTHVVESVDSDAFQSVMYSLLQSRDPDSGIAE
- a CDS encoding ornithine cyclodeaminase family protein, whose translation is MSNSLYSTARQNNQTTIVPSTDIEAAVEMADLVPAIEAAFAAYENDTAQMPPKSYIDLPQHNGDFRSMPAYLETDDWEASGIKWVNVHPDNPDEFDLPTVMGTLVYTDPESGFPVAVMDATTLTMKRTGAAAAVATDHLAVEDASSLGIIGAGVQSYTQLEAISQVRPIESVIVSDLDDDRVQRFIDTFGDEFDVRAGTISEAGHCDVLSTVTPVEDPIVTLEDLGEHTHVNAMGADAEGKQELHTEVIREATLVIDDFEQTTHSGEINVPWSTGEIDESDIDAELGEIVVGNASGREDLSGITVFDSTGLAIQDIAAARIVYESLGDDSGHRLEMV
- a CDS encoding Na+/H+ antiporter NhaC family protein produces the protein MSDTDSGDGTEIEEISGPDVEAIEFYGGRWMSVVPIGLFILWAIVQSGLFGIGDTTGLVAGMLVALIVGMFFAKGDWKNYANTIFDGMTKRVAATAVVAWLWAGMFSNTLQAGGFVGGLVWAANAAEVGGALFPAATFILAALFTTGIGTGYGAAVAFSALFFPAGILLGANPVLLFGAILSGAVFGDNLAPVSDTTIVSAVTQDADIGGVVASRFKYAVIAAVLALAAYVFAGNAMPGLDISQQAQDLFVQNSEPAGLLHLISMLVVIVTAVMGRHIVEAISWGLIVAVVFNVVFGLAPLSDVLLFKVPETSAAASWAGSLPIAEVVAAENAGVTGSIYNGAAGFFPLIVLVLLIVAGSEIMIRGGGFEAIQEWLLENVATGVRKAETTMVVGTALVNSMITINTAAEIAIAPYIARIGQRYNINSYRRANILDANTSALGYIFPWGGGVLIGFATLQGLPGQYEWFTSAMVVNPVQVWPYVFHGWFLFGVFLLSALTGFGLEYTTDRKSKDVTRL
- a CDS encoding alpha-glucosidase, with the protein product MTAERAWWKEAVVYQIYPRSFNDSDGDGIGDLQGIIDRLDYVANLGIDVIWLNPVYDSPQKDNGYDISDYQAIYDEFGTMADWETLVEEVHDRDMRLVMDLVVNHTSDQHEWFRKSRQRDPEYEDYYIWREGGTDEDGDPVPPNNWESFFGGSAWEYDEERGEFFLHLYDTSQPDLNWRNDGVRQDIFDTIEWWLEKGIDGFRMDVINLLSKVEGLPDGDPDSEWVGAEHFIDGPEMLSYLTALDEKVLSNYDVMTVGEMPQLTVESALEYADTDGPLDMAFHFQHTKLDYADGERWSVGDWSLPELKRIIDRWQDGLAADGWNTLYWENHDQPRSVSRYGDPENYRRESAKLLGTFILTLRGTPYIYQGQELGMTNADWETMDDLRDVDAINHARELLDQEGVEEYDDVKDIVGYRTRDNARTPMQWDDSKNAGFTDGDPWIQVNPNYRDINAADQQADGESVYNYYRRLIQLRSDRDVLVYGDYTDLLPDHETVFAFTRSLSTDSGTERVLVVLHFDDVTETVDLPVEYADATLVEGNYDCDDTDPGTVTLAPYEARVYELFD
- a CDS encoding Xaa-Pro peptidase family protein, which codes for MTLTDRLDQYLRTAGLEAVWFARPNAFAWLTGGGDNVVDREGDIGVAAAGYDGDKVRVVANNIEAPRLRDEELDSDVTVETFDWHAASLAEAVTEASPAPAAADFDVPGFESVDATQLRQPLTETQIEQSRDLARDTAAAVEAVARNVEPSHTELDVTAVLRQKLEGRGIATPVVLVGSAERAQSYRHYTPTDTELGNYALVSVTVERNGLHVSATRAIAFDPPEWLMERTHKAARVETTALAATQAAGQSGGTAGDVFDAIQDAYAEVGWEGEWQNHHQGGATGFAGREWIATPGHEGEVTLPHGYAWNPTIDGTKSEDTYLVSDDDIELLSGTGDWPTEMVSAVGYDLELPRHTVLEL